A genomic stretch from bacterium includes:
- a CDS encoding HRDC domain-containing protein, with translation MPQYELLARPDTIAEFVAGCRGEARVAVDLEADSLHSYREQICLVQLSSATRTAIADPLAGPGVLAGLAPLLADAAVQKVFHGGDYDVRLLKREGVVVRNLFDTMIAAQLAGRERFGLAALLEAEFGVVLDKRFQRADWSRRPLDAAMLDYAANDTAHLLALADRLGAELERIGRLAWAQEEFGLLELAEPSPPKKPWCLDLKGAGRLAPRQLARLQTLLDLRDELARSSNRPPFKVLGNEVLLAWAAQPPADRRAVAATTGANRPLLERIAGQVLEALARAEAVPDEQCPRPELVRRVPPTPAENRRLARLKAARAEASATLRIEAGLLVNGATLERLARQEPDAAIAALPDALKRWQREAVGDVLRHALAQ, from the coding sequence ATGCCGCAGTACGAGCTTCTGGCGCGCCCGGACACGATCGCCGAATTCGTGGCGGGCTGTCGCGGCGAGGCGCGGGTCGCCGTCGACCTCGAGGCGGACAGCCTGCACAGCTACCGCGAGCAGATCTGCCTCGTCCAGCTTTCCAGCGCCACGCGCACGGCCATCGCGGACCCGCTCGCCGGCCCCGGCGTCCTCGCCGGGCTCGCCCCCCTGCTGGCGGACGCCGCCGTGCAGAAGGTCTTCCACGGCGGCGACTACGACGTGCGCCTGCTCAAGCGCGAGGGCGTCGTCGTTCGCAACCTCTTCGACACCATGATCGCCGCGCAGCTCGCCGGCCGGGAGCGCTTCGGACTGGCGGCGCTGCTCGAGGCAGAGTTCGGCGTCGTCCTCGACAAGCGCTTCCAGCGCGCCGACTGGTCGCGCCGGCCGCTCGACGCCGCGATGCTCGACTACGCCGCCAACGACACCGCCCACCTGCTGGCGCTGGCCGACCGCCTCGGCGCCGAGCTGGAGCGCATCGGCCGGCTGGCCTGGGCGCAGGAGGAATTCGGCCTGCTGGAGCTGGCGGAGCCGTCGCCGCCGAAGAAGCCCTGGTGCCTCGATCTCAAGGGCGCCGGCAGGCTCGCTCCCCGCCAGCTCGCCCGGTTGCAGACGCTCCTGGATCTGCGCGACGAACTGGCGCGCTCCTCGAACCGCCCGCCGTTCAAGGTGCTCGGGAACGAGGTGCTGCTCGCCTGGGCCGCGCAGCCGCCGGCCGACCGCCGCGCGGTGGCGGCAACGACAGGCGCCAACCGCCCGCTGCTGGAGCGCATCGCCGGCCAGGTGCTGGAGGCGCTCGCGCGCGCCGAAGCCGTCCCGGACGAGCAGTGCCCGCGCCCGGAGCTCGTCCGGCGCGTCCCGCCGACGCCCGCCGAAAACCGCCGCCTCGCCCGCCTCAAGGCCGCCCGTGCGGAGGCCTCGGCGACGCTGCGGATCGAGGCCGGGCTCCTGGTCAACGGCGCCACGCTCGAGCGCCTCGCCCGCCAGGAGCCCGACGCCGCGATCGCCGCGCTGCCCGACGCGCTCAAGCGCTGGCAGCGCGAGGCGGTCGGCGACGTGCTGCGGCACGCGCTCGCCCAGTAG